The following proteins are co-located in the Eleginops maclovinus isolate JMC-PN-2008 ecotype Puerto Natales chromosome 23, JC_Emac_rtc_rv5, whole genome shotgun sequence genome:
- the LOC134860195 gene encoding neuronal acetylcholine receptor subunit non-alpha-2-like isoform X1, with protein MKLSVLLLLCPLALAVIPGPNEFVSLAEMEDALLRNLFQGYQRWVRPIQHANDTVRVRFGLKISQLVDVDEKNQLMTTNVWLCQEWIDYKLRWNPEKYGGITSIRVPSENIWLPDIVLYENADGRFEGSLMTKAIVRYNGAVTWTPPASYKSACTMDVTFFPFDRQNCTMKFGSWTYDGHMVDLVLIDKQVDRKDFFDNGEWQILSATGARGNRKDDMYTYPFITYSFILKRLPLFYTLFLIIPCLGLSFLTVLVFYLPSDEGEKLSLSTSVLVSLTVFLLVIEEIIPSSSKVIPLIGEYLLFIMIFVTLSIIVTVFVINVHHRSSATYHPMSPWVRTLFLQKLPKLLCMRGHTDRYHYPELAPESPELKPRSGGRKAVQRSNSGQTSSEAKEDEAWATMLDKAIYSVRYISRHIRKEHFIREVVQDWKFVAQVLDRIFLWAFLTVAVLGTVLIFTPAVYMFFKITPPPGSEDPPSN; from the exons ATGAAGTTGTcggtcctcctcctcctctgcccgCTGGCCCTGGCCGTAATCCCCG GTCCGAATGAGTTTGTGTCCTTGGCGGAGATGGAGGACGCCCTGCTGAGGAACCTTTTCCAAGGCTACCAGCGCTGGGTCAGGCCCATCCAGCACGCAAATGACACGGTTAGGGTTCGATTTGGACTCAAGATCTCCCAGCTGGTTGATGTG GATGAGAAGAACCAGCTAATGACCACGAACGTTTGGCTCTGTCAG GAGTGGATCGATTACAAGCTGCGATGGAATCCAGAAAAATACGGAGGAATCACTTCCATCAGAGTCCCGTCTGAAAATATTTGGCTCCCAGACATCGTCCTCTATGAGAA TGCTGATGGGCGGTTTGAAGGCTCTCTGATGACCAAAGCCATTGTCAGGTATAACGGTGCCGTCACCTGGACACCGCCTGCTAGTTATAAATCCGCCTGCACTATGGACGTCACGTTTTTCCCCTTCGACCGCCAGAACTGCACCATGAAGTTTGGCTCTTGGACATACGACGGCCATATGGTGGACCTGGTCCTGATAGACAAGCAGGTTGATCGTAAGGACTTCTTTGATAATGGGGAGTGGCAGATCCTTAGTGCCACTGGTGCCAGAGGGAACAGGAAGGACGACATGTATACATACCCCTTCATcacatattcatttattctGAAGAGGTTGCCGTTGTTCTACACACTCTTCCTCATCATCCCTTGTTTGGGTTTGTCTTTTCTGACTGTCCTGGTGTTTTACCTTCCCTCGGATGAAGGGGAGAAGCTGTCTCTCTCCACCTCAGTCCTTGTGTCGCTCACTGTGTTCCTCCTGGTCATAGAAGAAatcatcccttcctcctccaAGGTGATTCCTCTCATCGGAGAGTATTTGCTATTCATCATGATCTTTGTCACACTCTCAATCATCGTCACTGTCTTTGTCATCAACGTGCACCACCGCTCCTCAGCCACCTACCACCCAATGTCGCCGTGGGTGCGTACACTCTTCCTGCAGAAACTGCCGAAGTTGCTCTGCATGCGCGGACACACAGACCGCTACCATTACCCAGAGCTGGCTCCGGAGAGCCCAGAGCTGAAGCCTCGCTCTGGAGGACGGAAAGCAGTCCAGAGGTCGAACAGCGGACAGACAAGTTCTGAGGCGAAGGAGGACGAGGCCTGGGCGACCATGTTAGACAAGGCTATCTACTCAGTGCGTTACATCAGCAGACATATCCGCAAGGAACACTTCATCCGCGAG GTCGTACAAGACTGGAAGTTTGTGGCTCAGGTGTTGGACAGGATCTTCCTGTGGGCTTTCCTCACCGTCGCAGTACTGGGCACTGTCCTCATTTTCACTCCAGCTGTctacatgtttttcaaaatcacTCCTCCACCGGGAAGTGAGGATCCACCTTCAAACTAG
- the LOC134860195 gene encoding neuronal acetylcholine receptor subunit non-alpha-2-like isoform X2: MTTNVWLCQEWIDYKLRWNPEKYGGITSIRVPSENIWLPDIVLYENADGRFEGSLMTKAIVRYNGAVTWTPPASYKSACTMDVTFFPFDRQNCTMKFGSWTYDGHMVDLVLIDKQVDRKDFFDNGEWQILSATGARGNRKDDMYTYPFITYSFILKRLPLFYTLFLIIPCLGLSFLTVLVFYLPSDEGEKLSLSTSVLVSLTVFLLVIEEIIPSSSKVIPLIGEYLLFIMIFVTLSIIVTVFVINVHHRSSATYHPMSPWVRTLFLQKLPKLLCMRGHTDRYHYPELAPESPELKPRSGGRKAVQRSNSGQTSSEAKEDEAWATMLDKAIYSVRYISRHIRKEHFIREVVQDWKFVAQVLDRIFLWAFLTVAVLGTVLIFTPAVYMFFKITPPPGSEDPPSN, from the exons ATGACCACGAACGTTTGGCTCTGTCAG GAGTGGATCGATTACAAGCTGCGATGGAATCCAGAAAAATACGGAGGAATCACTTCCATCAGAGTCCCGTCTGAAAATATTTGGCTCCCAGACATCGTCCTCTATGAGAA TGCTGATGGGCGGTTTGAAGGCTCTCTGATGACCAAAGCCATTGTCAGGTATAACGGTGCCGTCACCTGGACACCGCCTGCTAGTTATAAATCCGCCTGCACTATGGACGTCACGTTTTTCCCCTTCGACCGCCAGAACTGCACCATGAAGTTTGGCTCTTGGACATACGACGGCCATATGGTGGACCTGGTCCTGATAGACAAGCAGGTTGATCGTAAGGACTTCTTTGATAATGGGGAGTGGCAGATCCTTAGTGCCACTGGTGCCAGAGGGAACAGGAAGGACGACATGTATACATACCCCTTCATcacatattcatttattctGAAGAGGTTGCCGTTGTTCTACACACTCTTCCTCATCATCCCTTGTTTGGGTTTGTCTTTTCTGACTGTCCTGGTGTTTTACCTTCCCTCGGATGAAGGGGAGAAGCTGTCTCTCTCCACCTCAGTCCTTGTGTCGCTCACTGTGTTCCTCCTGGTCATAGAAGAAatcatcccttcctcctccaAGGTGATTCCTCTCATCGGAGAGTATTTGCTATTCATCATGATCTTTGTCACACTCTCAATCATCGTCACTGTCTTTGTCATCAACGTGCACCACCGCTCCTCAGCCACCTACCACCCAATGTCGCCGTGGGTGCGTACACTCTTCCTGCAGAAACTGCCGAAGTTGCTCTGCATGCGCGGACACACAGACCGCTACCATTACCCAGAGCTGGCTCCGGAGAGCCCAGAGCTGAAGCCTCGCTCTGGAGGACGGAAAGCAGTCCAGAGGTCGAACAGCGGACAGACAAGTTCTGAGGCGAAGGAGGACGAGGCCTGGGCGACCATGTTAGACAAGGCTATCTACTCAGTGCGTTACATCAGCAGACATATCCGCAAGGAACACTTCATCCGCGAG GTCGTACAAGACTGGAAGTTTGTGGCTCAGGTGTTGGACAGGATCTTCCTGTGGGCTTTCCTCACCGTCGCAGTACTGGGCACTGTCCTCATTTTCACTCCAGCTGTctacatgtttttcaaaatcacTCCTCCACCGGGAAGTGAGGATCCACCTTCAAACTAG
- the LOC134860372 gene encoding neuronal acetylcholine receptor subunit alpha-3-like translates to MNFLGKLTNVFLLMLLAAQGCFSSKGEDRLFRRLFRRYNQFIRPVENVSDPVTVEFEVSISQLVKVDEVNQIMETNLWLRHVWNDYKLKWAPVEYDGIEFIRVPSNKIWRPDIVLYNNAVGDFLVEDKTKALLKFDGTITWVPPAIFKSSCPMDITYFPFDYQNCSMKFGSWTYDKAKIDLVLIGSKVNLKDFWESGEWEIIDAPGYKHDIKYNCCEEIYPDITYSFYIRRLPLFYTINLIIPCLLISFLTVLVFYLPSDCGEKVTLCISVLLSLTVFLLVITETIPSTSLVIPLIGEYLLFTMIFVTLSIVITVFVLNVHYRTPMTHTMPDWVRSVFLGVLPRVMLMRRPIDQGCSTTANIAVTGGGKSRSGNKKRKTSIGSGSGSVSIGGITGGVALPPTDVGAGGGAASASGSMNCVEYGEINRDKNRDINRRCPYRGKEVPTPVPPPMVPPPPPPPPPPPPPPSSQATPTQAPQESEIPKVPRPVNAPSPVSAVVAFSVVSPEIKQAIESVKYIAENMRTRNKAKEVEDDWKYVAMVIDRIFLWVFVTVCVLGTVGLFLQPLISFLK, encoded by the exons GCTGTTTTTCATCTAAGGGGGAGGACAGATTATTTCGGAGGTTGTTCAGGAGGTACAACCAGTTCATCCGACCAGTGGAGAATGTATCTGATCCAGTCACAGTGGAGTTTGAAGTCTCCATATCCCAGCTGGTCAAAGTG GATGAGGTGAATCAGATTATGGAAACCAATCTGTGGCTGAGACAT GTCTGGAACGACTACAAGCTGAAATGGGCCCCTGTTGAATATGATGGGATTGAGTTTATACGAGTTCCATCCAATAAAATCTGGAGGCCagatattgttttgtataacaA TGCTGTAGGTGACTTTCTTGTGGAAGACAAGACCAAGGCTCTGCTGAAGTTTGATGGCACCATCACCTGGGTTCCTCCAGCTATTTTCAAATCCTCCTGCCCCATGGACATCACCTACTTCCCCTTTGATTACCAGAACTGCTCCATGAAGTTTGGCTCCTGGACATACGACAAGGCCAAGATCGACTTGGTGCTGATTGGCTCAAAG GTGAACTTGAAAGACTTCTGGGAAAGTGGAGAGTGGGAGATCATCGACGCACCGGGGTACAAGCATGACATCAAGTACAACTGCTGCGAGGAGATTTACCCGGACATCACCTACTCCTTCTACATCCGCCGCCTGCCTCTCTTCTACACCATCAACCTGATCATCCCCTGCCTCCTCATCTCCTTCCTCACGGTGCTGGTCTTCTACCTCCCGTCTGACTGCGGCGAGAAAGTCACCCTCTGCATCTCcgtcctcctctccctcactgtGTTCTTGCTCGTCATCACTGAGACCATCCCTTCCACGTCACTCGTCATCCCTCTGATCGGCGAGTACCTCCTCTTCACCATGATATTTGTCACGCTCAGCATCGTCATCACTGTATTTGTGCTGAATGTCCACTACCGCACCCCCATGACTCACACGATGCCAGACTGGGTGAGGTCCGTGTTCCTCGGGGTGCTGCCCAGGGTGATGCTGATGAGGAGGCCAATCGACCAGGGCTGCTCTACCACTGCCAATATTGCAGtaacaggaggaggaaagagcAGATCGGGAAACAAGAAGAGAAAGACCAGCATAGGAAGTGGTTCAGGAAGTGTTAGTATTGGAGGTATAACGGGGGGTGTAGCATTACCACCGACAGATGTTGGGGCAGGAGGCGGGGCTGCATCCGCTAGTGGTTCAATGAACTGTGTGGAGTATGGCGAGATTAATCGTGACAAGAACCGGGACATTAACAGGCGATGCCCCTACAGAGGCAAGGAGGTGCCAACTCCTGTCCCTCCCCCGATGGtgccaccacctcctccccctcctcctcctccacctcctcccccatcCTCGCAGGCAACCCCGACCCAGGCGCCCCAGGAGTCAGAAATACCCAAGGTGCCGAGGCCAGTGAACGCCCCTTCACCTGTCAGCGCTGTAGTTGCCTTCTCCGTGGTGTCTCCAGAGATCAAGCAGGCCATAGAGAGCGTGAAGTACATCGCAGAGAACATGAGGACTCGGAACAAAGCCAAAGAG GTGGAGGACGACTGGAAATACGTCGCCATGGTCATCGACAGGATCTTCCTGTGGGTTTTTGTGACAGTTTGTGTTTTGGGAACAGTGGGACTCTTCCTCCAGCCGCTCATCAGCTTCTTAAAATGA